Within the Nitratireductor basaltis genome, the region CCTGATGGGCAACGAGCAGAAAGGACTGCCGGACAGTCTGGCGGAGCGCTGCGATAGGCTTGTGCGCATTCCACAGGCAGGACGTGCGGATTCGCTCAATCTCGCCGTGGCGACGGGAGTGATGCTATACGAAATTCGGCGCAATGCGTTGCCGATGGAGAGCCAGGAGACGAAATGACCCGCCGCCAGATCGCCTTTGCGAGCCTGCTTGCCCTGATCGCGCTCCTGATTGACCAGTGGGTCAAACAGCTCGTGCAGACAAATCTTCCGCTGCATGAGCGTGTTGATCTGGTGCCCTATCTCTCGCTCTACCATTCGCAGAATACCGGCGTCGCCTTCTCCATGCTGTCAGGCGTGGGTGGCACATGGCTGAGCGTGCTGACGCTGATCGTGCTGGGCTTCATCCTCTATCTCGCCCTCAAGACGCAACCGCATCAGCGGATGTCGCAGTTCGGTTTCGCACTTATCGTCGGCGGTGCGCTGGGCAACCTCGTCGATCGCACTACGCTTGGTTATGTGGTGGACTATATCTATTTTCACACGCCATCTTGGTCGTTCGCGGTATTCAATCTGGCTGATGCCTTCATCACGGTGGGGGCCGGTCTGGTGATACTGGATGAAATCGTCGGCTGGCTTCGTGGAGGACATGAACCGGCAGAGTGACGCGCAGAGGAATACGCATGAGCACCAGCTTCAAGGCCGTTCTGATCACCAAAGACGACAATGGCGCGCAGCAGGTGCATTTGCGTGAAATGACCGAGGCCGATCTGATGGATGGCGATGTCACGATCGCCGTTGCCGCCTCCAGCCTCAACTACAAGGACGGCCTCGCCATAAGCGGCAAGGCACCGGTCGTGCGCCGGTTTCCCATGATCCCCGGCATCGATCTTGCCGGCACAGTAATGCGCTCTGCTCATCCTGCCTGGCGTGAGGGCGACCGGGTGATCCTCAACGGTTTTGGTGTCGGTGAAACCCATTACGGCGGACTTGCAGAACGCGCGCGCGTGAACGGCGACTGGCTGGTGCCGCTTCCCGACGGTTTCACCGAAGCACAGGCCATGGCACTTGGCACCGCGGGCTATACGGCGATGCTGTGCGTAATGGCGCTTGAGCGGCATGGCATCTCGCCGGACCGCGGACCCGTGGTGATATCGGGTGCTGCGGGTGGTGTGGGCTCTGTCGCCGTGGGACTTCTGGCAGAGCTTGGATACGAAGTCACAGCCTCGACCGGACGTTTGGAAACGCATGACTATCTGCGTGAGCTTGGCGCGAGCGACATCATCCACCGGGAAGAACTTTCAGGCGACGGCAAGCCCCTGGCCAAGGAGCGCTGGGCAGGTGGCATCGACGTGGCAGGGGGGCGTACGCTTGCCAACATGCTGTCGGCCACACGCTATGGCGGAGCCGTCGCGGCCTGCGGACTGGCTGAAAGCATGGGGCTACCGGCCAATGTCGCCCCCTTCATCCTGCGTGGGGTCTCGCTTCTCGGGGTCGATTCCGTCATGGCCCCGGTTTCGCTGCGGCTGGAGGCATGGCGGCGGCTCGAGAACCTGACCGACCGGAGCAAACTGGCTTCGGTTTCGACCACGATACCGCTCGGCATGGCCATCGAATCCGCACCGCAGATCGTGGCGGGGAATGTGCGCGGAAGGCTGGTCGTCGAAACAGGTTAAGTGAAGCCTAACCGGCTCGATCAAATGCGAATGCCGATCCAAAATCTTCCCTAATCGCTGAGGGATATCTTGCCTGCCATGACAAGGGCGGGCGTAATACAGCGACTGGAAAGAGCCTGGGCACAGGCCAGCAAAGCGGCGGGAACGCCGCTGGCCAAACCGCTCATCTATAGCGACCAGCGCCATTCATCATTTGCATCCAAAGCGCTTGTATTCATCGCATTCAGCAATCTCGCGCTCGCCGGGCTGGCATATCTGACAGGCACCTCGCCTGCCATCTATGTCGGCCTTCTGCTCGTCACCTTCATGGCCATCGCCTTTTCGTTCAGCAAGAGCCGCGGCGAAGGCGTGGTTGCAGAAGAACAGCGCGCAATGCATCAGAATGCCCTGCAGATGGAAGAGCTGGCCGACCGCATGTGGGAAATGCGTGAAAGCGAACAGCGGTTCTACGGCCTGCTTGAAGGGTTGGGCGATCTCGTCGTCCATCGCGACCGTGACGGGCGGATTCTGTATGCCAACAAGGTGCTTGGCGAACTGCTGGGCATGGAAGTCGACCAGGCCTATGGCAAGACGCTGAGCCATCTGGGCATCGAGATACCGATCGTGCCCGAAGCTGCCTTCGCCGATGGCGAGAGCATCAGTTCGACCGATGTCGCAGTGCGCACCGGGCGAGGCTTGCGCTGGTTTGCCTGGACGGAGCTTTCCATGCGGGACACGGAGAGCGGCGAAGCATCCCACTGGGCCATTGCCCGTGACATCACCGCGCGCAAACTGGCGGAAACGGCGCTGGTCAATGCGCGCGAGCGGGCCGAACAGGCAAGCCACGCGAAGTCCCGGTTCCTGGCGACGGTAAGCCATGAAATCCGCACCCCCATGAACGGCATCATGGGCATGGCAACGCTTCTGGCCGATACCACGCTGACACATGAGCAACGCACCTATGTGGGTGCCATCTCCACCTCCTCCGGTGCCCTTCTGGCGCTGATCGAAGACCTGCTCGACTATTCCAAGATAGAGGCTGGCAAGCTTGAGCTCGAGGCACAGAAGATGGATGTGCGCGAGATGGTCGAAAGCATAGTCGAACTGATGGCCACGCGGGCATTTGCCAAGAGTATCGGCCTTGGCTGCCATATATCGCCATTGGTGCCGGAATATGTGAATGCTGATCCCGGCCGGTTGCGCCAGGTGCTTCTGAACCTGCTTGGCAATGCCATCAAATTCACCGAAACGGGCGGTGTCCTGCTCACGGTCATCCCGTCGCAGAAGGATGGCAAGCCCGCTCTTTCCTTCCGTGTGGAAGATACCGGACCTGGCATCGAGCAAAATGCGCTCGAACGCATCTTCAAGGACTTCGAACAGGCCGAGAGCGGCTCCACGCGCAGGCATGGCGGTGCAGGTCTGGGGCTAGCGATCACGCGCCGACTCGTGGAGGCCATGAAGGGGCGCATCATCGCCGAAAGCGCACCGGGCGAAGGTGCCACCTTCACCGTAACACTGCCTCTGGATGGCGAAGCAGACGAGGAAGCCAAGAATACAGCACGCTCACTAGCCGGCTACCATGTGGGAATCCTCGCCAGCCACGAGATGGAAGCGGAAGCACTTTCGCGCAGCGTGCGTGCCCATGGAGGGCGCTCCACCATCATTGACCCCACCGCTGCTTCCAAGTCAGCGCAAGGTGAGGACCTCGACGCGCTTATCGTCGATGCCTCGCTGGAGAAAGAGGACGGGTCGTGCCTGCGCAAGCTTCGCGAGAACGGCTGGAAAGCGAAACGCAACATCACCCTGATTGCGCCTTCCGAACGCGGCCGGCTGGCAAGTTTCCGTGCCAATGGCTATGGCGCCTTCCTTGCCCGCCCCGCCCGCACGCGCACCATGCTGCGCATGCTTTTGAGCGAGATCCCGAACCGTCCAAGCG harbors:
- the lspA gene encoding signal peptidase II, with amino-acid sequence MTRRQIAFASLLALIALLIDQWVKQLVQTNLPLHERVDLVPYLSLYHSQNTGVAFSMLSGVGGTWLSVLTLIVLGFILYLALKTQPHQRMSQFGFALIVGGALGNLVDRTTLGYVVDYIYFHTPSWSFAVFNLADAFITVGAGLVILDEIVGWLRGGHEPAE
- a CDS encoding MDR family oxidoreductase gives rise to the protein MSTSFKAVLITKDDNGAQQVHLREMTEADLMDGDVTIAVAASSLNYKDGLAISGKAPVVRRFPMIPGIDLAGTVMRSAHPAWREGDRVILNGFGVGETHYGGLAERARVNGDWLVPLPDGFTEAQAMALGTAGYTAMLCVMALERHGISPDRGPVVISGAAGGVGSVAVGLLAELGYEVTASTGRLETHDYLRELGASDIIHREELSGDGKPLAKERWAGGIDVAGGRTLANMLSATRYGGAVAACGLAESMGLPANVAPFILRGVSLLGVDSVMAPVSLRLEAWRRLENLTDRSKLASVSTTIPLGMAIESAPQIVAGNVRGRLVVETG
- a CDS encoding hybrid sensor histidine kinase/response regulator, with the translated sequence MTRAGVIQRLERAWAQASKAAGTPLAKPLIYSDQRHSSFASKALVFIAFSNLALAGLAYLTGTSPAIYVGLLLVTFMAIAFSFSKSRGEGVVAEEQRAMHQNALQMEELADRMWEMRESEQRFYGLLEGLGDLVVHRDRDGRILYANKVLGELLGMEVDQAYGKTLSHLGIEIPIVPEAAFADGESISSTDVAVRTGRGLRWFAWTELSMRDTESGEASHWAIARDITARKLAETALVNARERAEQASHAKSRFLATVSHEIRTPMNGIMGMATLLADTTLTHEQRTYVGAISTSSGALLALIEDLLDYSKIEAGKLELEAQKMDVREMVESIVELMATRAFAKSIGLGCHISPLVPEYVNADPGRLRQVLLNLLGNAIKFTETGGVLLTVIPSQKDGKPALSFRVEDTGPGIEQNALERIFKDFEQAESGSTRRHGGAGLGLAITRRLVEAMKGRIIAESAPGEGATFTVTLPLDGEADEEAKNTARSLAGYHVGILASHEMEAEALSRSVRAHGGRSTIIDPTAASKSAQGEDLDALIVDASLEKEDGSCLRKLRENGWKAKRNITLIAPSERGRLASFRANGYGAFLARPARTRTMLRMLLSEIPNRPSEVPSPKAGRKAARGAHTGLHVLVAEDNEINALLARSALTRAGHRVEVVTNGRAALDVLTKQSRPYDIVLMDLHMPVLDGLDAIAGVRRFEEEAGMAPIPILVLSADGQEKTRQGVLAHGASGFVTKPLDPDKLLLTLETHMAA